One genomic region from Panicum virgatum strain AP13 unplaced genomic scaffold, P.virgatum_v5 scaffold_3273, whole genome shotgun sequence encodes:
- the LOC120694114 gene encoding cytochrome c biogenesis CcmF C-terminal-like mitochondrial protein, translated as MTIVIDQEGNEIQKELERLIFSGEAQIERIEQMVQLQNFFFFITSMVVPRGTAAPVLLKWFVSRDVPTGASFSNGTIIPIPIPLFPFLVYLHSRKFIRSMDRAKSGVLHAIGQRSVSGRSEVKAKHFGLRGMSNKMTR; from the exons ATGACGATTGTCATTGATCAAGAAGGAAATGAAATCCAAAAGGAACTCGAG CGTCTCATCTTCTCTGGAGAAGCTCAAATCGAACGGATAGAGCAGATGGTCCAACTACAGAACTTCTTCTTTTTCATTACTTCCATGGTCGTGCCCCGTGGCACGGCAGCACCCGTACTATTGAAATGGTTCGTCAGTAGAGATGTTCCCACTGGTGCCTCTTTTTCCAATGGTACTATAATTCCTATTCCTATCCCTTTATTCCCTTTTTTGGTCTATCTACATTCAAGGAAATTCATACGCTCCATGGACAGAGCAAAAAGTGGAGTGTTG CACGCGATAGGTCAGCGAAGCGTGAGCGGGCGCTCCGAAGTAAAGGCCAAACACTTCGGCCTAAGGGGAATGAGCAACAAAATGACAAGATGA